The following are encoded in a window of uncultured Pseudomonas sp. genomic DNA:
- the nqrE gene encoding NADH:ubiquinone reductase (Na(+)-transporting) subunit E, producing MEHYISLFVRAVFVENMALAFFLGMCTFIAISKKVETAIGLGIAVVVVLGITMPVNNLIYTNLLKDGALAWAGYPEVDLSFLGLLTFIGVIAAIVQILEMALDKYVPSLYNALGVFLPLITVNCAIMGGSLFMVERDYNLAESTVYGVGAGVSWALAIAALAGIREKLKYSDVPEGLQGLGITFITIGLMSLGFMSFSGVQL from the coding sequence ATGGAGCATTACATCAGCCTGTTCGTCCGTGCGGTGTTCGTTGAGAACATGGCGTTGGCGTTCTTCCTTGGCATGTGTACCTTCATCGCCATCTCAAAAAAGGTCGAAACGGCGATTGGTCTCGGTATCGCTGTAGTGGTGGTGCTGGGCATCACCATGCCGGTGAACAACCTGATCTACACCAACCTGCTCAAGGATGGTGCGCTGGCCTGGGCCGGTTACCCCGAAGTCGATCTGAGCTTCCTCGGCCTGCTGACCTTTATCGGCGTGATCGCGGCGATCGTACAGATCCTCGAGATGGCCCTGGATAAGTACGTGCCCTCGCTATACAACGCCCTCGGCGTGTTCCTGCCGTTGATCACGGTGAACTGCGCCATCATGGGTGGCTCGCTGTTTATGGTCGAGCGCGACTACAACTTGGCGGAAAGTACCGTGTACGGTGTGGGTGCCGGTGTCTCTTGGGCCTTGGCGATTGCTGCACTGGCCGGTATTCGCGAGAAGCTCAAGTACAGCGATGTGCCTGAGGGTCTGCAGGGGCTGGGCATCACCTTTATCACCATCGGTCTGATGTCTCTGGGCTTCATGTCCTTCTCCGGCGTGCAGTTGTAA
- the nqrF gene encoding NADH:ubiquinone reductase (Na(+)-transporting) subunit F: MINLEIFIAIGMFTAIVLALVLIILAARAKLVSSGDVSIEINGEKTIVVPAGGKLLQTLAANNIFLSSACGGGGTCAQCKCVVEHGGGEMLPTEEAAFTRREAKAGWRLSCQTPVKQDMKIEVPEEVFGVKKWECTVESNPNVATFIKELTLKLPEGENVDFRAGGYVQLECPPHEVHYKDFDIQPEYRGDWDKFNQWKYVSKVEETVIRAYSMANYPEEVGLVKFNIRIASPPPGKDDLPPGQMSSWVFSLKPGDKVTVYGPFGEFFAKETEAEMVFIGGGAGMAPMRSHIFDQLKRLKSTRKISFWYGARSMREAFYNEEYDQLQAENPNFTWHLALSDPQPEDNWTGLKGFIHNVLYENYLKDHKAPEECEFYMCGPPMMNAAVIKMLVDLGVEEENILLDDFGG; the protein is encoded by the coding sequence ATGATTAATTTAGAAATCTTCATCGCCATCGGCATGTTCACCGCCATTGTGCTGGCGTTGGTGCTGATCATTCTCGCGGCGCGCGCCAAGCTGGTTTCCAGCGGTGACGTGAGCATCGAGATCAACGGCGAAAAAACCATTGTGGTGCCAGCCGGCGGCAAGTTGCTGCAGACCTTGGCCGCCAACAATATCTTCCTGTCGTCGGCTTGTGGCGGCGGCGGTACCTGCGCCCAGTGCAAGTGCGTGGTCGAGCACGGCGGCGGTGAAATGCTGCCGACCGAAGAGGCGGCGTTCACCCGTCGCGAGGCCAAGGCTGGCTGGCGCCTGTCCTGCCAGACCCCGGTCAAGCAGGACATGAAGATCGAGGTGCCGGAAGAAGTTTTCGGTGTGAAGAAGTGGGAGTGCACCGTTGAGTCCAACCCTAACGTGGCTACCTTCATCAAGGAATTGACGTTGAAGTTGCCGGAAGGTGAGAACGTCGACTTCCGCGCCGGTGGCTACGTGCAGCTGGAATGCCCGCCGCACGAAGTGCATTACAAAGACTTCGATATTCAGCCTGAGTATCGCGGCGACTGGGACAAGTTCAACCAGTGGAAGTACGTATCCAAGGTCGAGGAGACCGTGATCCGTGCTTACTCCATGGCCAACTATCCGGAAGAAGTGGGCTTGGTGAAGTTCAATATCCGTATTGCTTCGCCGCCACCAGGCAAAGATGATTTGCCACCGGGCCAGATGAGCTCCTGGGTGTTCAGCCTCAAGCCAGGTGACAAGGTCACGGTATACGGTCCGTTTGGTGAGTTCTTCGCCAAGGAAACCGAAGCCGAGATGGTGTTTATCGGCGGTGGTGCCGGTATGGCGCCGATGCGTTCGCACATCTTCGACCAGCTCAAGCGTTTGAAATCGACCCGCAAGATCAGCTTCTGGTACGGCGCGCGCTCCATGCGCGAGGCCTTCTACAACGAAGAGTACGATCAGCTGCAGGCCGAGAACCCCAACTTCACCTGGCACTTGGCGTTGTCTGACCCGCAACCGGAAGACAACTGGACGGGCCTCAAAGGCTTTATCCATAACGTGCTGTACGAAAACTACCTGAAGGACCACAAGGCACCTGAGGAGTGCGAGTTCTACATGTGCGGTCCGCCCATGATGAACGCCGCGGTGATCAAGATGCTGGTTGACCTGGGTGTGGAGGAGGAAAACATCCTGCTCGACGACTTCGGCGGCTAA
- a CDS encoding FAD:protein FMN transferase — MGSTYTIKYVRTQDSPSAELLKRETDAILAEVDQQMSTYRDDSVIEQFNQAPAGSCQSMPGPVLELVEAGRVLNEQSQGAFDLTLEPLLNLWGFGPKARVEKVPTPEQLSAARARIGMQHLRRVGEQLCKDVDVQVDFNSIAAGYAVDRVVQRLTQLGVSSYLVEITGELKAAGKKPDGQPWRIGLEAPQEGERVAQRILALDGYGVSTSGDYRNYFEENGRRYSHTLDPLTAAPITHSLAAVTVVDKSTLRADGLSTVLMVMGTERGMEFAERMAIAAFFVTREGDAFVTQGTQAFEQLFAAGDEQ, encoded by the coding sequence ATGGGCAGCACGTACACGATCAAGTACGTGCGCACCCAGGACTCGCCGAGCGCGGAGCTTCTCAAGCGAGAGACTGACGCCATCCTGGCTGAGGTCGACCAGCAGATGTCGACCTACCGTGACGATTCCGTTATCGAGCAATTCAATCAGGCCCCGGCCGGCAGCTGTCAGAGCATGCCGGGGCCAGTGTTGGAGTTGGTCGAAGCGGGGCGTGTGCTCAATGAGCAGAGTCAGGGTGCTTTCGATCTGACCCTTGAACCTTTGCTCAACCTCTGGGGCTTTGGCCCCAAGGCGCGCGTGGAGAAAGTCCCAACGCCTGAGCAGCTCTCAGCTGCGCGTGCGCGTATCGGTATGCAGCATCTGCGGCGTGTCGGTGAGCAGTTGTGCAAGGACGTTGATGTTCAGGTGGATTTCAACAGCATTGCCGCCGGTTATGCCGTAGACCGTGTGGTGCAGCGCCTGACGCAGTTAGGCGTCAGCAGCTACCTGGTGGAAATAACCGGTGAGCTGAAGGCTGCCGGTAAAAAGCCCGATGGCCAGCCGTGGCGTATTGGCCTTGAAGCGCCGCAAGAGGGTGAGCGTGTTGCCCAGCGCATACTCGCACTCGATGGTTACGGGGTTTCTACTTCAGGTGATTACCGAAATTACTTCGAGGAGAATGGCCGGCGTTACTCGCACACCCTCGACCCATTGACCGCTGCACCCATTACCCACTCCTTGGCGGCCGTCACGGTGGTCGATAAATCGACCTTACGCGCCGATGGCTTGTCTACCGTACTGATGGTCATGGGCACTGAGCGTGGTATGGAGTTTGCTGAGCGTATGGCTATCGCCGCGTTTTTCGTGACCCGCGAAGGTGACGCCTTCGTCACACAGGGTACTCAGGCTTTTGAGCAGCTATTTGCTGCAGGAGACGAGCAATGA
- the nqrM gene encoding (Na+)-NQR maturation NqrM: MTFLVVFLAMVLVVGMMAVGVIMGRKPIAGSCGGIANLGIEKECSICGGSREKCEEINSDAPADTQALAYDATKR, from the coding sequence ATGACTTTTTTAGTGGTGTTTCTGGCTATGGTGCTGGTGGTAGGCATGATGGCTGTCGGCGTGATTATGGGCCGTAAGCCGATCGCCGGCTCTTGCGGGGGGATCGCCAACCTGGGTATCGAGAAGGAGTGCTCGATCTGTGGGGGTAGCCGCGAGAAGTGCGAAGAAATCAACAGTGACGCGCCAGCCGATACTCAAGCGCTGGCCTACGACGCGACAAAACGCTAA
- the sthA gene encoding Si-specific NAD(P)(+) transhydrogenase codes for MAVYNYDVVVLGSGPAGEGAAMNAAKAGRKVAVVDSRREVGGNCTHLGTIPSKALRHSVRQIMQFNTNPMFRQIGEPRWFSFPDVLKSAERVIAKQVTSRTGYYARNRIDLFFGTGSFADEHTIEVVCSNGVVEKLVAKQIVIATGSRPYRPLDVNFHHPRIYDSDTILSLGHTPRRIIIYGAGVIGSEYASIFSGLGVVVDLIDNRDQLLSFLDAEISDALSYHLRNNNVLIRHNEEYEHVEGVENGVILHLKSGKKIKADAFLWCNGRTGNTDQLGLENIGIKVNSRGQVEVDQAYRTEVPGVFAAGDVIGWPSLASAAADQGRSAAGSIVDNGSWRFVDDVPTGIYTIPEISSIGKTERELTQAKIPYEVGKAFFKGMARAQISHEPVGMLKLLFHRETLEVLGVHCFGYQASEIVHIGQAIMNQKGEANSIKYFVNTTFNYPTMAEAYRVAAFDGLNRLF; via the coding sequence ATGGCGGTCTACAACTACGACGTAGTGGTGCTGGGTTCTGGCCCTGCGGGTGAGGGCGCGGCAATGAACGCGGCCAAGGCCGGGCGCAAGGTGGCCGTGGTCGACAGCCGCCGTGAAGTCGGCGGCAACTGCACCCATCTGGGCACTATCCCGTCCAAGGCGCTGCGCCACTCGGTGCGGCAGATCATGCAGTTCAACACCAACCCGATGTTCCGCCAGATCGGCGAGCCGCGCTGGTTCTCCTTTCCCGATGTGCTGAAAAGTGCCGAGCGGGTGATCGCCAAGCAGGTGACTTCGCGCACCGGTTATTACGCGCGCAACCGCATCGACTTGTTTTTCGGCACCGGCAGCTTCGCTGATGAGCACACCATCGAAGTGGTCTGCTCGAACGGCGTGGTAGAGAAGCTGGTAGCCAAGCAGATTGTCATCGCGACCGGCTCGCGGCCTTATCGCCCGTTGGACGTAAACTTTCATCATCCGCGGATCTACGACAGCGATACGATTCTCAGCCTGGGACATACGCCACGGCGGATCATCATTTACGGCGCTGGGGTAATCGGCTCCGAGTACGCCTCGATCTTCAGTGGTCTGGGGGTGGTGGTCGACCTGATCGACAACCGTGACCAGTTGCTGAGCTTCCTCGATGCGGAAATCTCCGATGCGTTGAGCTATCACCTGCGCAACAACAACGTACTTATTCGTCACAACGAAGAGTATGAGCACGTTGAAGGGGTGGAGAACGGGGTGATTCTGCACCTCAAGTCTGGCAAGAAGATCAAGGCCGATGCCTTTCTCTGGTGCAACGGTCGTACCGGTAACACCGACCAGCTGGGTCTGGAGAATATCGGCATCAAGGTCAACAGCCGTGGCCAAGTCGAAGTCGACCAGGCGTACCGCACAGAAGTGCCGGGCGTCTTCGCGGCGGGTGATGTCATTGGCTGGCCGAGCCTGGCCAGTGCGGCCGCCGACCAAGGCCGTTCGGCTGCCGGTAGCATTGTCGATAATGGCAGCTGGCGCTTTGTTGATGACGTGCCGACCGGTATCTACACCATTCCGGAGATCAGCTCGATTGGTAAAACCGAGCGCGAACTGACCCAGGCCAAGATTCCTTACGAAGTCGGCAAGGCGTTCTTCAAGGGCATGGCGCGGGCGCAGATTTCCCACGAGCCAGTGGGCATGCTCAAGCTGCTGTTCCACCGCGAGACCCTGGAAGTACTCGGCGTGCATTGCTTCGGCTACCAAGCCTCGGAGATCGTGCATATCGGCCAGGCGATCATGAACCAGAAGGGCGAAGCCAACAGCATCAAGTACTTCGTCAACACCACCTTCAATTACCCGACCATGGCGGAAGCCTATCGCGTGGCGGCGTTTGACGGTCTCAACCGGCTTTTTTGA